In a genomic window of Actinomycetota bacterium:
- the moaA gene encoding GTP 3',8-cyclase MoaA has protein sequence MIDKTSSPHAHSRTGNQGCAGRRMIDYLRISITDRCNYRCRYCMPPEGVNPMGHDEILSFEEIVRFAEAAVEAGVSRVRITGGEPLVRRGNVDLVQRLAAVPGIVDLSLTTNGSMLEGQAAELHAAGLSRLNISIDSLDPERFSRITGGGRLAPVLSGLDSALEAGFAPVKVNAVALEGIEDDLEDFVALTRERPVHVRFIEYMPIGLRMGGLWKFVPREQLLSGLEAFGDLRPVASPGGGGPARYFKFAGAEGTIGFISSMSDHFCSRCNRLRLTADGRLRNCLFSDEEVDIRPHIGGGRSGLTRLILDSMNSKKFDRAGAQPGCRTMSQIGG, from the coding sequence ATGATCGATAAGACTTCGAGCCCACACGCGCATAGCAGAACCGGCAACCAGGGCTGCGCAGGCAGGCGTATGATCGACTACCTGCGCATCTCCATCACTGACCGTTGCAATTATCGCTGCCGGTACTGCATGCCGCCTGAAGGGGTGAATCCCATGGGCCATGATGAGATCCTCAGTTTCGAGGAGATCGTCAGGTTTGCCGAGGCGGCGGTCGAGGCGGGTGTATCACGGGTCCGGATCACCGGCGGTGAACCCCTCGTGCGCCGCGGCAATGTAGATCTCGTCCAGAGGCTGGCAGCCGTGCCCGGCATCGTCGACCTTTCACTGACCACTAACGGCTCCATGCTTGAGGGCCAGGCGGCAGAGCTTCACGCAGCCGGACTTTCACGGCTCAATATCAGCATCGACAGCCTCGACCCGGAGCGCTTTTCGCGGATAACCGGTGGCGGCCGTCTGGCGCCGGTGCTGTCGGGGCTCGACAGCGCCCTCGAAGCCGGGTTCGCGCCGGTGAAAGTAAACGCGGTGGCGCTGGAAGGCATCGAGGACGATCTCGAGGATTTTGTGGCGCTGACCAGGGAGCGGCCGGTGCATGTGCGATTTATCGAATATATGCCCATCGGCCTGAGGATGGGTGGCTTGTGGAAATTCGTCCCTCGCGAACAGCTGCTGTCGGGGCTTGAGGCATTCGGCGACCTGCGGCCGGTGGCATCTCCGGGCGGCGGCGGACCCGCCCGTTACTTCAAGTTCGCCGGGGCTGAGGGCACCATCGGTTTCATCAGCTCCATGAGCGACCATTTCTGTTCCCGCTGCAACCGGCTACGTCTTACAGCTGATGGCAGGCTGCGCAACTGCCTGTTCTCAGATGAAGAAGTCGATATAAGGCCTCACATCGGCGGCGGCCGGAGCGGACTGACCAGGCTTATCCTCGATTCAATGAACAGCAAGAAGTTTGACCGGGCCGGCGCGCAGCCCGGATGCCGGACGATGTCACAGATCGGAGGCTGA
- a CDS encoding molybdopterin-binding protein: MCEPDQITVPVHEAVGMILGHDITEINATAHTKSSAFRRGHVITEADVPRLRDLGKENIYVLDISEDQLHEDDAVLLMVEALAGKNTEYLPEPREGRINIIAGVTGLLKVDVEALERFNLVEEVMCATRHNNTVVQAGDIVAGTRAIPLVVEKEFVEQAVAIATGSDTEGLATGSGAPDLVPGEPAGRKSGIISVLPLKPAKAAIIITGNEVYTGRIDDAFEPIIREKVEALGSSIVSVAKCPDNMQAIRQAVLAAHEEAELIIMTGGMSVDPDDITPLAAREAGAEIAAYGSAVLPGAMFMVSYFEDGTPVLGVPACGIHHPRTIFDLILPRVLAGEKITSRDIARLGHGGLCLDCPECEFPVCPFGKSA; encoded by the coding sequence ATGTGTGAACCCGACCAGATAACCGTCCCCGTGCACGAGGCAGTCGGCATGATTCTCGGGCACGACATCACTGAGATCAACGCCACGGCCCACACCAAGAGCAGCGCCTTCCGCCGCGGCCATGTCATCACCGAAGCAGACGTTCCACGGCTGCGCGATCTGGGCAAGGAGAACATCTACGTCCTCGATATCTCCGAGGACCAGCTGCACGAGGACGACGCCGTGCTGCTGATGGTAGAGGCGCTGGCGGGGAAGAACACAGAGTACCTGCCGGAACCGCGCGAGGGCAGGATCAATATAATCGCCGGTGTCACTGGGCTGCTGAAAGTGGATGTGGAAGCGCTGGAACGTTTCAATCTGGTGGAAGAAGTCATGTGCGCCACCCGCCACAACAATACCGTCGTTCAAGCGGGCGACATCGTTGCCGGTACCCGTGCCATCCCGCTGGTGGTCGAGAAAGAATTTGTGGAACAGGCGGTGGCTATCGCTACAGGCAGTGATACCGAGGGCCTGGCGACAGGCAGTGGAGCTCCGGACCTTGTGCCTGGCGAACCTGCCGGCCGTAAAAGCGGCATTATCTCGGTACTGCCGCTCAAGCCGGCGAAGGCCGCCATCATCATCACCGGCAACGAGGTATATACCGGCCGCATCGACGACGCCTTCGAACCGATCATCCGGGAAAAAGTGGAAGCGCTGGGCTCTTCCATCGTCAGCGTGGCCAAATGCCCGGATAACATGCAGGCCATCCGGCAGGCGGTCCTGGCGGCGCATGAAGAGGCCGAACTTATCATCATGACCGGCGGTATGTCCGTCGACCCGGACGACATCACTCCACTGGCGGCGCGAGAAGCGGGCGCTGAGATCGCCGCCTATGGCTCCGCGGTGCTGCCGGGCGCCATGTTCATGGTCTCTTATTTTGAGGATGGAACCCCGGTGCTCGGCGTTCCGGCTTGTGGCATCCATCACCCGCGCACCATATTCGACCTTATCCTGCCGAGGGTGCTTGCAGGCGAGAAGATCACCAGCCGGGATATCGCCAGGCTGGGCCACGGCGGCCTCTGCCTGGATTGCCCGGAGTGTGAATTCCCGGTCTGCCCTTTCGGCAAATCCGCCTGA
- a CDS encoding TraR/DksA C4-type zinc finger protein produces MTALTKSLQEHLDEAAAFHGGDCPGQTLGVRLGRAGLECLGVDDPLSDAWRKNLMVYVEIDRCAADALMIVTGCRVGKRTLKIVDHGIMAATFVDLKTSRAVRVVAREEARELAPRYAPEEKNKYEQQRLAYRVMPDEELLSFEEVKVSIPPEDMPGSPISRVACEQCGDAVVDMREIRRDGRILCRPCADGAYFSRGE; encoded by the coding sequence ATGACCGCACTCACTAAATCACTTCAGGAACATCTGGACGAGGCGGCTGCCTTCCACGGCGGCGATTGCCCCGGGCAGACGCTGGGCGTGCGCCTGGGACGCGCGGGTCTCGAATGCCTCGGTGTCGACGATCCGCTTTCCGACGCCTGGCGCAAGAATCTGATGGTCTATGTGGAGATCGACCGTTGCGCCGCCGACGCTCTGATGATCGTCACCGGCTGCCGGGTCGGCAAACGGACGCTGAAGATAGTCGATCACGGAATCATGGCCGCCACCTTCGTGGACCTGAAGACCAGCCGGGCGGTTCGCGTCGTCGCCCGCGAGGAAGCAAGAGAGCTGGCGCCCCGCTACGCGCCGGAAGAGAAGAACAAATATGAGCAGCAGCGTCTGGCCTACCGGGTGATGCCTGATGAGGAACTGCTCAGTTTCGAGGAAGTAAAAGTCTCGATCCCTCCAGAAGACATGCCCGGCAGCCCGATCTCACGGGTGGCCTGCGAGCAGTGCGGCGACGCCGTCGTCGATATGCGCGAGATCCGGCGCGATGGCAGAATCCTTTGCCGCCCCTGCGCCGACGGTGCTTACTTCAGCCGCGGGGAGTAA
- a CDS encoding HAMP domain-containing protein, which yields MTVPPEETEEVFANKRFGLRAKILLLLAAMCIPIIGGLVYISIDTLSATINEDFEERATLVAQFFSADTNSLDEISYEHFQSEIEKLDEINPDINKISVYAREGDQVIRIASTNRDQIGEVADPEDYAPLETNQATHAESEKDGRKVIEAVAPLTVDGVPAATIGIYMYLEPRDNLIYQQQIKFMLIGGLGIVALLVLLYLSLNLYMVKPVAKLARLTQAVAKGDFSQRVRIRSKDELGELGRSVNRMTESLEIQSEDLKGKVGELEMVNKDIQAREQELQATNRQLEKANRLKSQFLATMSHELRTPLNSIIGFSELLEDETYGALNGRQMKYVGNIVVSSKHLLQLINDILDLAKVESGTVGIHPERLSLSDAMSVVKSVVEPLATKKDIGLTIALEEGVDTITADPARLKQILYNLLSNAIKFTPTGGKVSIAAMASDGNVEISVTDTGIGIGEKDQQRIFSEFLQVEGSYARKYEGTGLGLALTKKLVELHGGRIWVESSPGKGSCFTFTIPSQGHRNGAGV from the coding sequence ATGACAGTTCCCCCAGAAGAGACCGAAGAAGTTTTCGCCAACAAGAGGTTCGGCCTGAGGGCCAAGATCCTCCTGCTGCTGGCGGCCATGTGCATCCCCATAATCGGTGGACTGGTTTACATATCCATCGATACCCTCTCCGCCACCATCAATGAGGATTTCGAGGAACGCGCCACCCTGGTTGCCCAGTTCTTCAGCGCCGACACCAACTCCCTGGACGAGATCAGCTACGAGCACTTCCAGAGCGAGATCGAGAAGCTGGACGAGATCAATCCCGATATCAACAAGATCTCTGTCTATGCCCGCGAGGGTGACCAGGTCATCCGCATCGCCAGCACCAACCGTGACCAGATCGGCGAAGTCGCCGATCCCGAGGATTACGCGCCGCTGGAGACCAACCAGGCAACCCACGCCGAAAGTGAAAAGGACGGCCGCAAGGTCATCGAGGCGGTTGCTCCACTTACGGTTGACGGCGTCCCCGCTGCGACCATCGGCATCTATATGTACCTGGAGCCCCGCGACAACCTCATCTATCAGCAGCAGATCAAATTCATGCTGATAGGCGGGTTGGGTATAGTCGCGCTGCTGGTGCTCCTGTATCTAAGCCTCAACCTGTACATGGTCAAACCGGTCGCGAAGCTGGCACGGCTGACCCAGGCAGTCGCGAAAGGCGACTTCAGCCAGAGAGTCAGGATCAGGTCGAAAGACGAGCTCGGCGAACTCGGCCGCTCCGTCAATCGCATGACCGAGTCTCTTGAGATCCAGAGTGAGGACCTGAAGGGCAAGGTCGGAGAGCTGGAGATGGTCAACAAGGACATCCAGGCACGCGAGCAGGAACTGCAGGCTACTAACCGTCAGCTGGAGAAAGCGAACCGGCTGAAGTCCCAGTTCCTGGCGACCATGAGCCATGAGCTGCGCACACCGCTCAACTCGATAATCGGCTTTTCAGAACTGCTGGAGGATGAGACCTACGGCGCCCTGAACGGCAGACAGATGAAATATGTTGGCAACATAGTCGTCTCGAGCAAGCATCTGCTGCAGCTGATCAACGATATCCTCGACCTGGCCAAGGTGGAATCCGGCACCGTTGGCATACATCCGGAACGGTTGTCCCTCTCAGATGCGATGTCAGTGGTCAAGAGCGTCGTCGAACCGCTCGCCACAAAGAAGGATATCGGTCTCACGATAGCCCTCGAAGAAGGCGTCGACACGATCACAGCGGACCCGGCCCGCCTCAAGCAGATCCTTTACAACCTGCTCAGCAACGCCATCAAATTCACACCTACCGGTGGCAAAGTGTCCATCGCCGCCATGGCAAGCGACGGCAACGTGGAGATCTCGGTGACGGATACCGGCATCGGCATCGGCGAAAAAGACCAGCAGCGCATCTTCTCGGAATTCCTCCAGGTCGAAGGCTCATATGCTCGTAAGTATGAAGGTACCGGACTGGGGCTGGCGCTGACCAAAAAACTTGTGGAACTACACGGCGGACGGATCTGGGTCGAGAGTTCTCCTGGCAAGGGCAGCTGCTTCACGTTCACCATCCCCAGCCAGGGCCACAGGAACGGCGCCGGCGTCTGA
- the fdhF gene encoding formate dehydrogenase subunit alpha has translation MPELAVEERKNFKEIELGYEEASARAEAARCMQCSCHAVSDCELRRLSIRYGAGTTEFRGEGQFPLFDGSPILQLDRKRCIKCHSCVQICRELEQYGVYEVDDDEYPALKGETYRDSGCVSCGQCIDVCPTGALVNVQLKDHREWEIKRVRTTCPLCGTGCNFDLNVKDGRVVGVTSNADSPVNNRALCVKGRFHSDMIHSPERLTAPLIKKDGAFEEATWDEALDLVAASLTKIKERDGSDALAALSSARCTNEENWLMQKFMRVVMGTNNVDHCARTUHAPTVAGLAISFGSGAMTNSINEVGFYDAMFIIGSNATEAHPIIGNKMKRAARRGARLIVADPRHIELVDFAELWLQIRPGTDAALVNGMINIIISEGWSDQAFIEERCENYDELWRVVQKYTPEMVSGITGVPEEKLFQAAEIYANTRKAGIFYTLGITEHTTGTANVMNLANLAMVTGHVGVEHAGVNPLRGQNNVQGACDMGALPNLLPGYRSVVVEENRDYFEKEWGGAINNLSGLRIPEMFDEMLEGKLKGMYIMGEDPVLTDADANHVRKAMAELEFLVVQDIFLTETAKLADVVLPAACYAEKDGTFTNTERRVQRVTKAVEAPGDARPDWEIICDLSGRLGYEMSYDTPEAIFDEVREMTPSYGGITYDRLAVAGLQWPCPDINHPGTPYLHECTFPRGKGLLQGIEYEAPAELTSEEYPILLTTGRMLYHYNVSTRNSGTLESLRPHELAEINPVDAEQIGVADGEEMRVSSRRGSVVTRVIVTDRVPPGIVFMTFHYWETAVNELTNSAFDPVTKTAEYKVCAVKIEKA, from the coding sequence ATGCCTGAGCTGGCTGTGGAAGAACGAAAGAATTTTAAGGAAATCGAACTGGGCTATGAAGAAGCTTCCGCCAGGGCCGAGGCGGCCCGCTGCATGCAGTGCAGCTGCCACGCGGTCTCTGACTGTGAGCTCAGGCGTCTTTCCATCAGATATGGCGCCGGCACGACCGAGTTCAGGGGAGAAGGACAGTTCCCGCTCTTCGACGGTTCGCCCATCCTGCAGCTCGACCGCAAGCGCTGCATCAAGTGCCACAGCTGCGTCCAGATCTGCCGCGAGCTCGAGCAATATGGTGTATACGAGGTGGATGATGACGAGTATCCGGCACTCAAGGGTGAGACCTACCGGGATTCCGGTTGCGTCTCCTGCGGCCAGTGTATCGATGTCTGTCCGACCGGCGCCCTGGTCAACGTCCAGCTGAAGGACCACCGCGAGTGGGAGATCAAGCGGGTACGCACCACATGTCCTCTATGTGGTACTGGTTGCAACTTCGACCTCAACGTCAAGGACGGCAGGGTCGTCGGTGTCACCTCAAATGCCGATTCGCCGGTGAACAACCGCGCGCTCTGCGTCAAGGGAAGGTTCCATTCAGACATGATCCACAGCCCGGAGCGGCTGACTGCGCCACTGATCAAAAAAGATGGCGCCTTCGAAGAGGCGACCTGGGATGAGGCTCTCGACCTGGTGGCCGCCAGCCTCACGAAGATAAAGGAGCGGGATGGCTCCGACGCACTGGCGGCCCTCAGCTCGGCGCGGTGCACCAACGAGGAAAACTGGCTGATGCAGAAGTTCATGAGGGTGGTGATGGGCACCAATAACGTTGATCATTGTGCCCGCACTTGACACGCTCCCACTGTGGCCGGTCTGGCCATATCGTTTGGAAGCGGCGCCATGACGAACTCCATCAACGAGGTGGGTTTCTACGACGCGATGTTCATCATCGGGTCCAATGCCACCGAGGCACACCCCATAATCGGCAACAAGATGAAACGCGCCGCTCGCCGTGGCGCCAGGCTGATAGTGGCCGATCCACGCCATATCGAGCTGGTTGATTTCGCCGAACTCTGGCTGCAGATCAGGCCCGGCACCGACGCCGCGCTGGTCAATGGCATGATCAACATCATCATCAGCGAAGGCTGGTCCGACCAGGCTTTCATCGAAGAGCGCTGCGAGAATTACGACGAGTTGTGGCGCGTCGTCCAGAAATATACTCCGGAGATGGTAAGCGGGATCACCGGCGTCCCGGAGGAGAAGCTCTTCCAGGCGGCGGAGATCTATGCGAACACCCGCAAGGCCGGCATCTTCTACACCCTCGGCATCACCGAGCATACGACCGGCACGGCCAACGTCATGAACCTGGCCAACCTGGCGATGGTAACCGGCCATGTGGGCGTCGAGCACGCCGGCGTCAATCCCCTCCGCGGACAGAACAACGTCCAGGGAGCCTGCGACATGGGCGCGCTGCCTAATCTGCTGCCGGGTTACAGGTCTGTCGTTGTCGAGGAGAACCGCGATTATTTCGAGAAGGAATGGGGCGGCGCGATCAACAATCTGTCCGGCCTGCGCATCCCGGAGATGTTCGACGAGATGCTGGAAGGCAAACTGAAGGGCATGTATATCATGGGCGAGGATCCGGTTCTTACCGATGCCGACGCCAACCACGTCCGCAAGGCCATGGCCGAACTCGAGTTCCTGGTCGTCCAGGATATCTTCCTGACCGAGACCGCCAAACTGGCGGATGTCGTCCTTCCGGCTGCCTGTTACGCGGAAAAGGACGGCACCTTCACCAATACCGAGCGACGGGTGCAGAGGGTCACCAAGGCCGTCGAGGCTCCTGGCGACGCCCGCCCTGACTGGGAGATCATCTGCGACCTCTCCGGACGTCTTGGCTACGAGATGAGCTACGACACGCCGGAGGCGATATTCGATGAAGTCAGGGAGATGACGCCATCCTATGGTGGCATAACCTATGACCGCCTGGCCGTAGCCGGCCTGCAATGGCCCTGCCCGGACATCAACCATCCCGGCACGCCCTACCTTCACGAGTGTACCTTCCCCAGGGGCAAAGGACTCCTTCAGGGAATCGAGTACGAAGCGCCGGCGGAACTCACCAGCGAGGAATACCCGATCCTGCTGACTACCGGACGCATGCTCTACCATTACAACGTCTCCACCCGCAATTCCGGCACCCTTGAATCGCTGCGGCCCCACGAGCTGGCCGAGATCAATCCGGTCGATGCTGAACAGATCGGCGTAGCCGACGGCGAAGAGATGAGAGTCTCTTCCCGGCGCGGTTCCGTGGTGACCCGTGTGATCGTCACCGACCGGGTTCCGCCGGGGATAGTTTTCATGACCTTCCACTACTGGGAGACAGCGGTCAATGAGCTGACCAATTCCGCTTTCGACCCGGTCACGAAGACCGCCGAGTACAAGGTCTGCGCTGTGAAGATCGAAAAAGCCTGA
- a CDS encoding carboxypeptidase regulatory-like domain-containing protein: MTTAQATVPTGTISGRVTYGTSTAPVVEAIVEIYTISGSRVAVAYTDDDGYYLTGGLAEGSYKVKFFTTSKWWPIPQYYNDKPDWASADIVTVTGGSVTAGINGHMYREIECGRPALSLGMWSPPYWSSYANYEARKLSVVYVISNNTAPYAPVVKITGTENTNGVNLATSIPLVIPGTDEIHTLTGANLLYDIPAGVTSFHSTIRVTAQDRCAATYTYPS, from the coding sequence TTGACCACCGCACAGGCTACAGTACCCACTGGCACCATTAGCGGCAGGGTCACTTATGGTACCTCGACAGCACCGGTAGTTGAAGCAATCGTGGAGATATATACAATTTCCGGTTCGCGTGTTGCCGTTGCATATACGGACGATGACGGTTACTACTTGACAGGCGGTCTTGCCGAGGGTAGTTACAAAGTCAAATTTTTTACCACGTCAAAATGGTGGCCCATCCCCCAGTACTACAATGACAAACCTGACTGGGCGTCGGCCGACATCGTGACAGTAACGGGGGGTAGCGTCACAGCAGGCATCAACGGACATATGTATCGTGAAATTGAGTGTGGCAGGCCGGCTCTCAGCCTGGGCATGTGGAGTCCACCTTACTGGAGTTCTTACGCCAATTACGAAGCCAGGAAGCTCTCAGTGGTTTACGTTATCTCGAATAACACCGCCCCCTATGCCCCAGTTGTAAAAATCACTGGGACGGAGAATACGAACGGCGTCAATCTGGCGACTTCCATTCCTCTGGTAATACCGGGAACAGATGAAATTCATACGCTCACGGGTGCGAACCTGCTCTATGATATTCCGGCCGGAGTCACATCGTTTCACAGCACAATCCGCGTCACGGCCCAGGACAGGTGCGCCGCCACCTATACGTATCCGTCTTGA
- the moaC gene encoding cyclic pyranopterin monophosphate synthase MoaC: MADRKMKIPGGGDFSHLDSTGRARMVDVGGKPDTARLARASARVTMAPETLRLLVEQALPKGDVLAVARVAGIMAAKETARLIPMCHPLNLTNVAVDFEIDGEASAVFVEASASLTGKTGVEMEALTAASVAALTIYDMCKAVDPGMVIGDIRVLEKSGGKSD, translated from the coding sequence ATGGCCGACCGGAAGATGAAGATTCCAGGCGGCGGCGATTTTTCGCACTTGGATTCCACCGGCCGGGCGCGGATGGTCGATGTGGGTGGCAAGCCCGATACGGCCCGCCTGGCCCGCGCCAGCGCCCGGGTGACCATGGCGCCGGAGACCCTGCGGCTGCTGGTGGAGCAGGCGCTGCCGAAGGGCGATGTGCTGGCGGTGGCGCGGGTAGCCGGCATCATGGCCGCAAAGGAGACCGCGAGGCTGATCCCCATGTGCCATCCACTCAACCTGACCAATGTTGCAGTGGACTTCGAGATAGACGGCGAAGCTTCGGCCGTATTCGTCGAAGCTTCTGCCAGCCTGACCGGCAAGACCGGCGTCGAGATGGAAGCGTTGACGGCGGCCTCGGTGGCGGCGCTTACTATATATGACATGTGCAAGGCCGTGGATCCGGGGATGGTCATCGGGGATATCCGGGTGCTGGAGAAATCCGGGGGGAAGTCAGACTGA
- a CDS encoding molybdenum cofactor biosynthesis protein, which yields MGQIVSINISAQKGERKKPAGSAQLVAGHGIEGDGHAGEWHRQVSLLAIESIEIMRAKGLDVGPGDFAENITTEGIDLVSLPVGTRLHLGSVLLEVTQIGKECHDRCEIYRQAGDCVMPREGIFAMVLTSGVIKEGETIEAREDDGNILFDDADSGRSDILRDVTAAVVTVSDKGFSGEREDGSGDMLEKLLRDAGATSVVRVIVPDERQQIAEALTRLCRKEATSLVITTGGTGLVARDVTPEATLDVLDREAPGFSEAIRRESTKITPRAMLSRSVSGICGDSLVINFPGSPKACAESFAIIRPVLGHALALLAGRGSECAR from the coding sequence ATGGGCCAGATCGTATCCATCAACATCTCAGCTCAAAAGGGCGAGCGCAAGAAGCCGGCCGGGTCGGCCCAGCTTGTTGCCGGGCATGGCATCGAGGGCGACGGGCATGCAGGGGAATGGCATCGCCAGGTGAGCCTGCTTGCCATCGAGAGCATCGAGATCATGCGGGCGAAGGGGCTGGATGTCGGCCCGGGTGATTTTGCCGAGAACATCACCACCGAAGGCATCGACCTGGTATCGCTGCCGGTCGGGACACGGCTGCATCTGGGCTCAGTCCTGCTGGAGGTGACCCAGATCGGCAAGGAATGCCACGACCGCTGCGAGATCTATCGCCAGGCCGGTGACTGCGTGATGCCGCGGGAGGGAATCTTCGCAATGGTACTTACAAGCGGTGTCATCAAAGAGGGGGAGACTATAGAAGCCCGTGAGGATGATGGGAATATCCTGTTCGACGATGCCGATTCGGGTCGCTCAGATATATTGCGGGATGTCACAGCGGCTGTCGTCACCGTGAGCGACAAGGGGTTCAGCGGCGAGCGTGAGGATGGCAGCGGCGATATGCTGGAAAAGCTGCTCCGGGATGCCGGCGCCACCAGCGTCGTCAGGGTCATCGTGCCGGACGAGCGGCAGCAGATCGCTGAGGCATTGACGCGGCTCTGCCGGAAGGAAGCCACCAGCCTCGTCATCACCACTGGCGGCACCGGGCTGGTTGCCCGTGATGTGACTCCCGAAGCGACGCTCGATGTCCTCGATCGCGAGGCACCCGGTTTTTCCGAGGCGATCCGTCGCGAGTCGACGAAGATCACGCCGCGGGCGATGCTATCCCGGTCTGTCAGCGGCATCTGCGGAGATTCCCTGGTGATCAACTTCCCTGGCAGCCCCAAGGCCTGCGCCGAGTCTTTCGCCATAATCAGGCCGGTCCTCGGCCATGCCCTGGCCCTGCTGGCCGGCCGCGGCAGCGAGTGTGCCCGCTAA
- the mobB gene encoding molybdopterin-guanine dinucleotide biosynthesis protein B: protein MSRASGWQPPFSIAILAGGESSRMGSNKALKILSGKPVISHLLDSLKPLTGDIFIAAGDVAAYEDLGFPIRGDQYAQKASLVGIYSALAASGNELCFTVACDMPFTEPSLVMHLAGLASGHDAVVPVSQRGREPLHAFYSRACLGRMRNRIESGELALHDLLDSLDVRYVDMVELAPLCDPGMVFLNVNTVVDLEEASRLLPRMQKRREQAWFADAGPERPPVVCFVGAKDSGKTTFLEKLIPILCRRGVEVACIKHDAHGFTMDQEGTDTWRFARAGARKVTISSPAAVASLEEVGRERDLADLYEAVADDVDLVIAEGFKTSGADRIEVNRGKCRLVCPEQELVAVISDRPDAARTIPVFDLEDVEAVANLIMIRYGLGDGTGRAGT, encoded by the coding sequence ATGAGTCGCGCAAGCGGCTGGCAGCCCCCTTTTTCCATAGCCATCCTCGCCGGCGGCGAAAGTTCCCGCATGGGCAGCAACAAGGCTCTGAAGATCCTCAGCGGCAAGCCGGTGATCTCCCATCTTCTGGACTCCCTCAAGCCGCTAACCGGTGACATCTTCATCGCTGCCGGTGACGTGGCGGCTTATGAGGATCTCGGTTTCCCCATCCGTGGCGACCAGTATGCACAGAAGGCTTCGCTTGTGGGCATATACTCAGCCCTGGCAGCCTCAGGCAATGAATTATGCTTTACGGTCGCCTGCGACATGCCGTTCACAGAACCCTCCCTGGTGATGCACCTCGCAGGACTGGCTTCAGGTCATGATGCAGTCGTACCGGTCAGCCAGCGGGGAAGGGAGCCACTGCACGCATTTTATTCACGGGCCTGCCTGGGACGCATGCGCAACCGCATCGAAAGCGGCGAGCTGGCGCTGCACGACCTGCTGGATTCACTGGATGTCAGGTACGTGGACATGGTCGAGCTGGCTCCTCTATGCGATCCCGGTATGGTCTTCCTGAATGTGAACACCGTGGTCGACCTGGAGGAAGCCTCACGGTTGCTGCCGCGCATGCAGAAGCGCCGCGAGCAGGCCTGGTTCGCCGACGCCGGACCCGAACGGCCGCCGGTCGTCTGTTTTGTCGGCGCCAAGGATTCAGGCAAGACCACATTTCTGGAGAAACTGATCCCCATACTGTGCAGACGCGGGGTCGAGGTCGCCTGCATCAAGCACGATGCCCATGGATTCACCATGGATCAGGAGGGTACCGACACCTGGAGGTTCGCCAGGGCAGGAGCAAGAAAAGTGACTATCTCATCGCCGGCCGCGGTGGCTTCACTGGAGGAGGTCGGCAGGGAACGCGACCTGGCTGACCTGTATGAAGCAGTCGCCGACGATGTCGATCTGGTGATTGCAGAGGGATTCAAAACATCGGGCGCCGACCGTATAGAGGTCAACCGGGGCAAGTGCCGCCTGGTCTGTCCGGAGCAGGAGCTGGTGGCAGTGATCTCGGACCGGCCGGACGCAGCCCGGACAATCCCTGTTTTCGATCTGGAGGATGTGGAGGCAGTCGCCAACCTGATCATGATCCGCTATGGATTAGGGGATGGAACCGGGAGGGCCGGCACATGA